Proteins from a genomic interval of Chryseobacterium indologenes:
- a CDS encoding DUF3667 domain-containing protein — MSHGKIRENKNCLNCGQHVEERFCPHCGQENIESRHPFYYLFTHFIEDFTHYDGQFWGTLKNLMFKPGALTNTYLEGKRQKFVPPVKLYIFVSFITFFVFALFPMNINSHNTKEKEKEAKASIFDKMKAINARKIADSIQAKPVLTKEDSVTIKSLNIVPDSAKIDDLEEAFEMDKKIDDKVQYGGYNTRKSYDSARAKNPSMLDFIQIPVAHKFFELKEKGVTKAEIAQSLAETSFHNLPKALFIYLPLFAFFLWIFHNKKRWWYFDHGIFTLHYFSFLLLNVLFVFLIVKLASLTDIGILDTILYLVLSVLLIYIIAYFFIAHRRVYHTHGIVSFFIGGILFTLNFFAFMILVVVLALVSFLMIH, encoded by the coding sequence ATGAGCCACGGAAAAATAAGAGAAAATAAAAACTGCCTGAACTGCGGGCAACACGTCGAAGAAAGGTTCTGCCCTCATTGCGGACAGGAAAATATTGAAAGCCGGCATCCCTTTTATTACCTCTTCACTCATTTTATAGAAGACTTTACCCATTATGACGGACAGTTTTGGGGAACATTAAAAAACCTGATGTTTAAACCAGGGGCTCTTACCAATACTTACCTTGAAGGAAAGAGACAAAAATTCGTACCTCCTGTAAAACTCTATATTTTCGTAAGTTTTATCACTTTTTTTGTATTTGCTCTTTTTCCAATGAATATAAATTCTCACAACACAAAGGAGAAGGAGAAGGAAGCCAAAGCCAGTATTTTTGACAAAATGAAGGCGATCAATGCCCGGAAAATAGCAGATAGTATACAAGCCAAACCGGTGCTGACAAAAGAAGACTCTGTAACCATCAAAAGCCTGAACATTGTACCGGATTCTGCTAAAATAGATGACCTGGAAGAGGCTTTTGAAATGGATAAGAAAATAGATGATAAAGTACAGTATGGCGGATATAATACGAGAAAATCTTATGATTCGGCCAGGGCTAAAAATCCGTCAATGCTTGATTTTATCCAAATACCGGTAGCACATAAATTCTTTGAACTTAAAGAAAAAGGAGTTACAAAAGCAGAGATTGCACAAAGTCTGGCAGAGACCTCTTTTCACAATCTGCCGAAGGCTCTCTTTATATACCTTCCGCTATTTGCTTTCTTTTTATGGATTTTCCATAATAAAAAAAGATGGTGGTACTTTGATCATGGAATCTTCACCCTGCATTACTTCTCATTCCTTTTACTGAATGTGCTGTTTGTGTTCCTTATCGTAAAACTGGCATCACTTACAGATATCGGAATTTTAGATACCATCCTGTATCTGGTATTATCTGTTTTGCTGATATACATTATTGCCTACTTTTTCATTGCCCACAGACGGGTGTATCATACCCATGGCATCGTAAGCTTTTTCATAGGCGGTATTTTATTTACCCTGAATTTCTTCGCATTTATGATTTTAGTCGTGGTACTTGCACTGGTAAGTTTCCTGATGATCCATTAA
- a CDS encoding T9SS C-terminal target domain-containing protein, translated as MKKTLSFLFILCIFTSVFAQLDREHWFAPMVDRSGAPNPYQNLYLSTNRTTPFPVNIYNNNILIGTVTISKGNPQKFDVLRNYIITTQQTDLFTPITKGLYVKAEFPFYANLRFSVFNHAEIITSKGIPSTGKSFLAASAPITVSNNILNFMTSILATEDNTTVTITGYKPTVQFSNGTTGAGNPTMTFSLNKGQSYIIDGIGNITGNFDGFIGAKITSNKPVNVTNGNFNGQYAGNFPSSSDILMDQAVPVNRLGNEFALVKGNGNIGANMEGAVVIATEDNTQIFVNDEPIAIATINTGSYFVIPDTKYSLQGGAHYNLYIRTSKNAYVYQILAGDSNTGNETATGRFNFIPALNCYLPKQINELGLINENFVHSNANIGGILNIPTKLNIITQRGANISVNGSIPPASTGPYNMTGTNNWVTYGIPNVTGTITVVSDKAVTAGITAGSDAVGYGGFFAGFPTQPVILVSGGSCAPGTVLTVDPIIYDTYQWYRNGVPITNATTSTFNPTQSGYYTCSVTMGSCAPLVTEQFKVLNCVKLTTTSYDVCSTKTITPAFSNSTQTPVPSTVAITTPPASGTAVIDPATGIITYTVTTPGTVGNDTFTYTFCGNDPDFPDCETVTVNINIQALTVMNVTIKACDINGQGTFNLTTANVTSNSPVTITYYPTLTDAQTENAAAIITNPNVYPAPNGTIVYAVVKNSVGCKSIAQITLSLYNKAIVLDNYNGIFCDDNLDGTVTVMLSNITGIVLNNPVYFTNVRYYANLADANAGNASTLPDNFSYTATTTIFIRVDSPDGCASVIKPLQFSIGARLPLLKTTATESVCDDDLDGVKTVDAAQFIPQFTTDPNVTFTFYGSLSDAQNNINQISATLNLSFTQTIYVRFQKNGVCPEVASITITIKVPKKSDLLKDQAICPKTTTTLDAGPGFERYLWSTGASTPSITNVPVGSYWVDLTSNGCVYRQHVTVTELPMPMITSIEIDGTTVKIGVSGGTPPYEYSLDGVVWQGSNVFYNVPRGGHTVFVRDSKLCAEVQKPFAIIDLINTITPNGDGYNEEVDYSALMANDNLVFRIFDRYGAEVFRGTPQNKYTWDGRIGGRFVPTATYWYFITWTEYGSGISIKYSSWLLVRHR; from the coding sequence ATGAAGAAAACTCTATCTTTTTTATTTATACTTTGCATTTTCACCTCTGTTTTTGCTCAGTTGGACAGAGAACATTGGTTTGCTCCGATGGTAGACAGATCAGGCGCCCCCAATCCTTATCAGAATCTGTACTTATCTACCAACAGAACAACACCCTTCCCTGTGAACATCTATAATAATAATATACTTATCGGGACGGTCACAATAAGCAAAGGCAATCCCCAAAAATTTGATGTTTTAAGAAATTATATCATTACTACCCAGCAGACGGATCTATTTACCCCTATTACCAAGGGATTATATGTGAAAGCGGAATTCCCTTTCTATGCCAACTTAAGGTTCTCCGTGTTCAATCATGCGGAAATTATTACTTCCAAGGGGATACCCTCTACCGGAAAGAGCTTTTTGGCTGCCTCTGCACCTATTACGGTGAGCAATAATATTCTCAACTTCATGACCAGTATTCTGGCAACTGAAGATAATACCACCGTTACCATCACCGGATACAAACCTACCGTGCAATTTTCAAATGGTACAACGGGTGCCGGTAATCCTACGATGACATTCAGTCTCAACAAAGGGCAATCCTACATCATTGACGGGATCGGAAATATCACAGGAAACTTTGACGGATTCATCGGTGCGAAGATTACCTCCAACAAACCGGTCAACGTTACCAATGGTAATTTTAACGGCCAGTATGCGGGAAATTTTCCTTCCAGCTCTGATATTTTAATGGATCAGGCAGTACCTGTCAACCGGCTCGGAAATGAATTTGCCCTGGTAAAAGGCAATGGAAATATAGGAGCCAATATGGAAGGTGCTGTCGTTATTGCAACAGAAGACAATACCCAGATTTTTGTCAACGATGAACCCATTGCCATAGCTACGATCAATACAGGAAGTTATTTTGTTATTCCTGATACAAAATACAGCTTACAGGGTGGTGCCCATTATAATTTGTACATCAGAACCTCAAAAAACGCCTATGTGTATCAGATTCTGGCAGGAGATTCCAATACAGGAAATGAAACAGCTACAGGTAGATTCAACTTTATTCCTGCGTTAAACTGTTATCTTCCTAAACAGATCAATGAATTAGGACTCATTAATGAAAATTTCGTTCATTCTAACGCCAATATAGGAGGAATTCTCAATATACCTACCAAGTTGAATATTATCACTCAAAGAGGTGCCAATATTTCAGTAAACGGCAGTATACCGCCTGCTTCAACAGGCCCTTATAATATGACCGGAACCAATAACTGGGTTACATACGGGATTCCGAATGTGACGGGAACGATTACAGTGGTTTCTGACAAAGCTGTGACTGCCGGAATTACAGCCGGAAGTGATGCCGTAGGATATGGTGGATTTTTTGCCGGATTTCCTACCCAACCGGTTATTTTAGTTTCAGGGGGAAGCTGTGCTCCGGGTACCGTTCTTACTGTAGATCCTATCATTTATGATACTTATCAATGGTACAGAAATGGAGTACCCATCACCAATGCGACTACTTCTACATTCAATCCCACTCAATCCGGATATTATACCTGCTCGGTGACTATGGGAAGCTGTGCTCCTTTAGTAACAGAACAATTTAAAGTTTTAAACTGTGTAAAACTAACCACAACGTCTTATGATGTATGCAGCACGAAAACTATTACTCCGGCTTTCAGCAACTCAACACAGACTCCCGTTCCTTCTACCGTTGCCATCACGACGCCACCGGCATCAGGCACAGCAGTTATTGATCCAGCAACAGGGATTATCACTTATACTGTTACGACACCGGGTACCGTAGGCAATGACACATTTACGTATACATTCTGCGGCAATGACCCAGATTTTCCGGATTGCGAAACAGTAACCGTAAACATCAATATTCAGGCTCTCACCGTTATGAATGTCACAATAAAGGCCTGTGATATCAATGGACAGGGTACCTTTAATCTTACGACAGCTAATGTCACCTCCAACTCGCCCGTTACGATTACTTATTATCCTACATTAACAGATGCCCAGACTGAGAATGCAGCGGCAATTATAACAAATCCCAACGTTTATCCGGCACCCAACGGCACAATTGTATATGCTGTAGTAAAGAATAGCGTAGGCTGTAAAAGTATTGCTCAAATCACACTTTCCCTTTACAATAAAGCTATAGTACTGGATAACTACAATGGTATTTTCTGTGACGATAATCTGGATGGAACTGTTACGGTTATGCTTTCAAACATTACCGGGATTGTGCTCAATAATCCTGTGTATTTTACAAACGTAAGATATTATGCCAATCTTGCAGATGCCAATGCCGGAAACGCCAGCACGCTTCCTGATAACTTCAGCTATACTGCAACCACAACAATTTTTATACGCGTAGATTCTCCGGATGGTTGTGCATCAGTCATCAAGCCCTTACAGTTTAGTATCGGCGCAAGACTGCCACTACTAAAAACAACAGCTACCGAAAGTGTATGTGATGATGATTTAGATGGTGTGAAGACAGTTGATGCAGCACAATTTATTCCTCAGTTTACTACAGATCCCAATGTAACCTTTACATTCTATGGCAGCTTGTCTGATGCTCAAAACAATATCAATCAGATTTCCGCTACCCTGAACCTAAGTTTTACCCAGACCATTTATGTCCGGTTTCAAAAAAATGGAGTATGCCCTGAGGTCGCCTCTATTACCATTACTATAAAGGTTCCCAAGAAATCTGATCTGCTAAAAGATCAGGCTATCTGTCCCAAAACAACGACTACACTGGATGCCGGTCCCGGATTTGAAAGATATCTTTGGAGCACCGGAGCCTCCACTCCATCTATTACCAATGTTCCTGTAGGAAGCTATTGGGTGGACCTTACTTCAAATGGCTGTGTTTACAGACAACACGTCACTGTGACAGAACTACCGATGCCTATGATTACATCTATTGAGATCGACGGAACGACTGTAAAAATAGGAGTAAGCGGGGGAACACCTCCTTATGAATATTCCCTGGACGGGGTTGTTTGGCAGGGTTCCAATGTTTTTTATAATGTACCCAGAGGAGGGCATACCGTTTTTGTAAGAGATTCAAAATTATGTGCAGAGGTGCAAAAGCCTTTTGCCATTATTGATCTGATCAATACCATTACTCCAAATGGTGACGGCTATAATGAGGAGGTTGACTATTCTGCTTTGATGGCTAATGATAATCTGGTTTTCCGGATCTTCGACAGATACGGGGCTGAAGTATTCCGTGGCACCCCTCAAAACAAATATACGTGGGATGGAAGAATAGGAGGCAGATTCGTGCCAACTGCAACATACTGGTACTTTATCACCTGGACAGAATATGGATCTGGTATATCCATAAAATATTCAAGTTGGCTGTTAGTAAGGCATCGCTAA
- a CDS encoding competence protein ComL, with protein sequence MKRLLVIIGASLVLTSCNVNYGGYPIRNPYPSNNSGNAANTAREYNELIKTYKPETAEVLNDLLNNDDPGNPRTSLSVTNNSSCNMVLTVSGNNFFKKIPIAAGKIGYTMVPKNQNYSLSGFVCNSRYQSNKYITSSYSITLRN encoded by the coding sequence ATGAAAAGACTGTTAGTTATCATAGGGGCTTCATTGGTTCTTACCAGCTGTAATGTCAATTACGGAGGTTACCCGATAAGAAATCCCTATCCTTCCAATAATTCCGGAAATGCCGCTAATACCGCAAGAGAATATAATGAACTGATAAAAACGTATAAACCGGAGACAGCGGAGGTACTGAATGACCTTCTAAATAATGATGATCCGGGTAATCCCAGAACATCTCTTTCAGTAACCAATAACTCCTCCTGTAATATGGTACTTACGGTAAGTGGAAATAATTTCTTTAAAAAAATTCCTATTGCTGCCGGGAAAATCGGATATACGATGGTCCCTAAAAATCAAAATTACAGTTTATCAGGTTTTGTTTGCAATTCAAGATATCAATCTAATAAATACATCACAAGCTCCTATTCTATAACGCTCAGGAACTAA
- the rpsB gene encoding 30S ribosomal protein S2 has product MAKANVKDLLEAGVHFGHMTRKWNPNMAPYIFMEKNGIHIVDLHKTAVKLDEACNALEKLTSAGKKVLFVATKKQAKEVVAKHASELNMPYITERWPGGMLTNFVTIRKAVKKMNSIDKMKKDGTFETLSKKERLQVDRQRANLEKNLGSIADMVRLPSAVFVVDILREHIAVTEAKKLGIPVFGIVDTNSDPRKVDFVIPGNDDASKSIDMILSVVSESIKEGQSQRKADKEKSKEEGEKVSADTDADFDAE; this is encoded by the coding sequence ATGGCAAAAGCAAATGTAAAAGACCTTTTAGAGGCTGGTGTACACTTCGGTCACATGACAAGAAAGTGGAACCCAAATATGGCTCCATACATTTTTATGGAGAAAAACGGTATTCACATTGTAGACTTACATAAAACAGCAGTTAAATTGGATGAAGCTTGCAACGCTTTAGAAAAATTAACTTCTGCAGGTAAAAAAGTTCTTTTCGTAGCTACTAAGAAGCAAGCGAAAGAAGTTGTTGCAAAACACGCTTCTGAACTTAATATGCCTTATATTACAGAAAGATGGCCTGGAGGTATGTTAACGAACTTCGTTACGATCAGAAAGGCGGTAAAGAAGATGAACTCTATCGACAAAATGAAAAAAGACGGTACGTTCGAAACTTTATCTAAAAAAGAAAGATTACAAGTTGACAGACAAAGAGCTAACTTAGAGAAGAACTTAGGTTCTATCGCTGACATGGTGAGACTTCCGTCTGCTGTATTTGTAGTTGATATCTTAAGAGAACACATCGCGGTAACTGAAGCTAAGAAATTAGGTATTCCAGTTTTCGGTATCGTTGATACAAACTCTGACCCTAGAAAAGTTGACTTCGTTATCCCAGGAAACGATGATGCTTCTAAGTCTATTGATATGATCCTTAGCGTAGTTTCTGAATCTATCAAAGAAGGTCAGTCTCAAAGAAAAGCTGATAAAGAAAAATCTAAAGAAGAAGGAGAAAAGGTATCTGCTGATACAGATGCTGATTTCGATGCAGAATAA
- the trmB gene encoding tRNA (guanosine(46)-N7)-methyltransferase TrmB — protein MGKNKLARFAENKILPNVIQPTREDALQGFDLKGKWRENFFKNDNPIVLELGCGKGEYSVGLAKTFPEKNFIGIDIKGARFWFGAKEAVDNNMTNVAFLRSQIELVDHFFAENEVDEIWITFPDPQIKYKRTKHRLTHPDFLNRYKKFLKPGGIVHLKTDSEFLHGYTLGYLQGAGYEIITAHHDIYGAPEYDPNTPHLRDIRTYYEELFSAKGKTITYIKFRIS, from the coding sequence ATGGGCAAGAATAAATTAGCAAGATTTGCAGAAAATAAGATATTACCAAATGTAATCCAACCTACAAGAGAAGATGCTTTGCAAGGTTTTGATTTAAAGGGAAAATGGAGAGAAAATTTCTTTAAAAATGACAATCCCATTGTACTGGAATTAGGTTGTGGTAAAGGAGAATATTCTGTGGGACTTGCCAAAACATTTCCTGAAAAAAACTTTATCGGGATTGATATTAAAGGAGCAAGATTCTGGTTTGGTGCTAAAGAAGCTGTAGACAACAACATGACTAATGTGGCTTTTTTAAGATCACAAATTGAACTTGTTGATCATTTTTTTGCTGAAAACGAAGTAGACGAAATCTGGATTACATTCCCTGATCCACAGATTAAATATAAAAGAACAAAACACAGATTAACCCATCCGGATTTTTTAAACCGATATAAAAAGTTCCTAAAACCAGGTGGTATCGTTCATCTGAAAACTGATTCAGAGTTTTTACATGGCTATACCCTGGGATATCTACAGGGAGCCGGCTACGAAATCATTACTGCCCATCATGACATCTATGGGGCACCGGAATATGATCCTAATACGCCGCATCTGAGAGATATCAGGACGTATTATGAAGAACTATTCTCGGCTAAAGGAAAGACCATAACCTATATCAAATTCCGGATAAGCTGA
- a CDS encoding diphthine--ammonia ligase codes for MKPQALFNWSSGKDSALALYKILQKNQYEVSTLLTSIHEEFQRVSMHGVHVSLLEKQAESLGIPLVKMELPKEPSMEEYQKIMSNTMAEIQALGVTHSIFGDIFLEDLRKYREQQLNAIGMQAVFPLWKKDTSILIREFLDLGFKTIVTCVNGSYLDKGFAGRIIDHDFIKDLPENVDPCGENGEFHTFTFDGPIFKTPVAFEIGETVKKTYPKPKTDADKEDGEYVFWFSDLTLK; via the coding sequence ATGAAGCCCCAAGCCCTATTCAACTGGAGCAGCGGAAAAGATTCTGCACTCGCCTTGTATAAAATCCTTCAAAAAAACCAATATGAAGTTTCTACGTTGCTTACAAGTATTCATGAGGAATTCCAAAGGGTTTCCATGCATGGAGTTCATGTTTCTTTGTTGGAAAAACAGGCAGAAAGTCTAGGAATTCCCTTGGTTAAAATGGAACTTCCTAAAGAACCGTCCATGGAAGAATACCAGAAAATAATGAGTAATACAATGGCTGAGATACAGGCTCTGGGCGTTACACATTCAATTTTCGGGGACATTTTCCTTGAGGATCTTAGAAAATACAGAGAGCAACAGCTCAATGCTATCGGTATGCAAGCTGTCTTTCCACTCTGGAAAAAAGATACCTCAATACTTATCCGTGAATTTCTGGATCTGGGTTTTAAAACCATTGTAACCTGTGTGAACGGATCTTATCTGGATAAAGGTTTTGCCGGACGGATCATTGATCATGATTTTATCAAAGACTTACCGGAAAATGTAGATCCTTGCGGAGAAAACGGAGAGTTCCATACATTTACCTTTGACGGTCCTATTTTTAAAACCCCTGTTGCTTTTGAAATTGGGGAAACTGTAAAGAAAACTTATCCTAAACCCAAAACGGATGCCGACAAAGAAGATGGTGAATATGTTTTTTGGTTCAGTGACCTGACTTTAAAATAA
- the rplM gene encoding 50S ribosomal protein L13: MNTLSYKTVSANKATANKEWVVVDAEGQPLGRLASTVAKILRGKHKTNFTPHVDCGDNVIVLNAGKITLSGNKWADKTYIWHTGYPGGQKSMTAAELQKKDSLKVLEKSVKGMLPKNRLGAAILKNLYLYEGTEHKHEAQQPKTINVNEFK, translated from the coding sequence GTGAATACATTAAGTTACAAAACTGTTTCAGCGAACAAAGCTACTGCGAATAAAGAATGGGTTGTGGTAGACGCTGAAGGACAGCCGTTAGGTAGATTAGCTTCTACGGTTGCAAAGATTTTGAGAGGTAAGCACAAGACGAACTTTACACCTCACGTAGATTGTGGTGATAACGTGATCGTTTTGAATGCTGGGAAAATTACACTTTCCGGAAACAAGTGGGCTGATAAGACTTATATCTGGCATACAGGATATCCTGGAGGGCAGAAGTCTATGACTGCGGCTGAACTTCAAAAGAAAGATTCTTTAAAGGTATTAGAGAAGTCTGTAAAAGGTATGTTACCAAAAAACAGATTAGGTGCTGCTATCCTTAAGAACCTTTATTTATATGAAGGAACTGAGCACAAACATGAAGCTCAACAGCCTAAAACAATTAATGTTAACGAATTTAAATAA
- a CDS encoding beta-lactamase family protein, which translates to MIKNLTFLLFFCVLFSCKTGTTQAPVDQKAIIDSTITAFQKTLLEQQIDSVFKKYHFNGSIAVFKDSDQLYRKESGYSDFKRKAKIDSNTVFAIGSISKQFTAVLILLQMEQGKLNVKDKVSKYLKEFKNKDYENITIHQLLNHTSGLNLMGGKLMFKSGTDFFYSNDGFNALGKIVETVSGKSYDQNATELFKKAGMTSSSTGDTFHGNNFASAYLGNSARFQEVPNMPERLSGKEIGTPAGGVLSTISDLHRWNNALYGGKILKPETLNQFMAKSAERRHAIFGKMGYAYGIMLNIGKPNSYFHSGYVKGSPSLNIYYPDTKTSVIILSNIADEEKGKSSIFRPHIEVKKMTDHLESTLLQLKAKIKYL; encoded by the coding sequence GTGATTAAAAATTTAACATTCCTTCTATTTTTTTGTGTATTATTTTCATGTAAAACCGGTACAACACAAGCTCCAGTTGATCAAAAAGCTATTATTGACTCTACCATTACTGCTTTTCAAAAGACCCTCTTGGAACAGCAGATTGATTCTGTGTTTAAAAAGTACCATTTTAACGGGAGTATTGCAGTCTTCAAGGACTCAGACCAGCTTTACAGAAAAGAAAGCGGATATTCAGATTTTAAAAGAAAAGCAAAAATCGATAGCAACACTGTTTTTGCCATTGGTTCAATAAGCAAACAATTCACAGCCGTTCTGATTCTTCTTCAGATGGAACAGGGAAAACTGAACGTCAAAGATAAAGTATCCAAATACCTGAAGGAATTTAAGAATAAAGATTATGAAAATATTACTATCCATCAGCTTCTGAATCACACTTCAGGATTGAATTTAATGGGTGGTAAACTAATGTTTAAAAGCGGTACGGATTTTTTCTATTCCAATGACGGATTTAATGCTTTGGGAAAAATTGTTGAGACAGTATCCGGAAAATCTTATGATCAAAATGCAACGGAACTCTTTAAGAAAGCCGGAATGACCAGTTCTTCCACAGGAGACACCTTCCACGGAAATAACTTTGCAAGTGCTTACCTTGGTAATTCTGCCAGATTTCAGGAAGTTCCCAATATGCCTGAAAGATTAAGCGGAAAAGAGATCGGTACCCCCGCCGGAGGAGTGCTTTCCACCATTTCAGATCTTCACAGGTGGAATAACGCTCTGTACGGAGGGAAAATTTTAAAACCCGAAACACTCAATCAGTTCATGGCTAAAAGTGCAGAAAGACGTCATGCAATCTTTGGAAAAATGGGATATGCCTATGGAATCATGCTGAATATCGGAAAACCTAATTCCTATTTTCACAGTGGATACGTGAAAGGATCTCCTTCATTGAATATTTATTATCCGGATACAAAAACTTCAGTGATTATTCTGTCTAATATCGCAGATGAGGAAAAAGGTAAAAGCTCCATATTTAGACCGCATATAGAAGTGAAAAAGATGACAGATCATCTTGAAAGCACATTGCTACAGCTGAAAGCAAAAATTAAGTACCTTTAG
- a CDS encoding aspartate aminotransferase family protein — translation MNEHLKSDWSQIETLLNSIKQQGVDYLNSITEKPTSVPTIPVWEKQGLPESGYGTEETLKIFNQRFEPIIVGSSGPRYLGFVTGGTTPASIAGDWLTTIYDQNTQTTKGQGDISANIELETIHLIVELLGLPDSFLGGFVTGATMSNFTCLAVARQWLGKEHGRDIAKEGMPGTMKILSATPHSSSVKSLSLLGLGSNTIVKVKTAAGNRESIDMADLEHQIMSLKGEPFILISSGGTVNTVDFDDFKEIKRLKDTYNFWWHIDAAFGGFAACSDSYKHLLEGWEYADSITVDCHKWLNVPYESAIFLIKEQYHILQVETFQNSNAPYLGDPLEDFGYLNFLPENSRRLKALPAWFSIMAYGKNGYQYIIENNISLAKQLGQWLEDSDNFKLLAPVRLNTVCFTLQDDEMQNEVGRFLENLNNTGKVFMTPTSYNGSKGIRAAFVNWMTNENDIQLIFDTMNEVFKAIK, via the coding sequence ATGAATGAACATCTGAAAAGTGACTGGTCTCAAATTGAAACTTTGCTGAACAGTATAAAGCAACAAGGAGTTGATTATCTGAATTCTATAACGGAAAAACCTACTTCTGTACCTACCATCCCTGTCTGGGAAAAACAGGGATTACCCGAATCAGGATACGGAACAGAAGAGACCTTAAAAATTTTTAACCAAAGATTTGAACCCATAATAGTGGGATCTTCCGGCCCACGGTATCTTGGATTTGTAACCGGAGGAACAACGCCTGCTTCCATTGCCGGTGACTGGCTGACGACTATTTATGATCAGAATACCCAGACCACAAAAGGACAGGGCGATATCTCCGCAAATATTGAGCTGGAGACCATACATCTGATAGTAGAACTTTTAGGACTTCCAGACAGTTTTCTGGGTGGATTTGTAACCGGGGCGACCATGTCAAATTTCACCTGTCTGGCCGTTGCGAGGCAATGGTTAGGCAAAGAGCACGGAAGGGATATTGCTAAAGAAGGAATGCCTGGAACAATGAAAATACTTAGTGCTACTCCACATTCTTCTTCGGTAAAATCTTTATCGCTTCTGGGATTGGGAAGTAATACTATTGTTAAGGTTAAAACAGCAGCAGGAAATCGTGAATCTATTGATATGGCAGATCTGGAGCATCAGATCATGAGCCTTAAAGGGGAGCCCTTTATCTTAATATCCAGCGGGGGAACAGTAAATACAGTAGATTTCGATGATTTTAAAGAAATCAAAAGATTAAAAGATACGTATAATTTCTGGTGGCATATTGATGCCGCTTTCGGTGGCTTTGCAGCCTGTTCGGATTCATATAAACACCTTTTGGAAGGGTGGGAATATGCCGACAGTATCACCGTTGATTGTCATAAATGGCTTAATGTTCCCTATGAAAGTGCAATATTTTTAATTAAAGAGCAATATCATATTCTGCAGGTTGAAACCTTCCAGAACTCTAATGCTCCTTATCTTGGGGATCCCTTGGAAGATTTTGGATATTTAAATTTTCTTCCCGAGAATTCAAGAAGATTAAAGGCACTGCCGGCATGGTTTTCCATCATGGCATATGGTAAAAATGGATATCAGTATATCATAGAAAATAACATATCACTGGCAAAGCAACTGGGACAGTGGCTTGAGGATAGCGATAATTTTAAACTATTGGCCCCGGTACGTCTGAATACGGTTTGTTTTACCTTACAGGATGACGAAATGCAAAATGAGGTTGGTCGGTTCCTGGAGAATCTTAATAATACAGGTAAAGTCTTTATGACTCCAACTTCGTATAACGGCAGCAAGGGAATCCGGGCTGCATTTGTCAATTGGATGACCAATGAAAATGATATCCAATTGATTTTTGATACCATGAATGAAGTCTTTAAAGCGATAAAATAA
- the rpsI gene encoding 30S ribosomal protein S9 — protein sequence MSIVHKIGRRKTSVARVYVKPGSGNITVNGKDAKEYFSTDVMVYKLNQPFILSETVGQYDVTVNVFGGGNTGQAEAIRLGISRALCEINAEFRLALKPAGLLTRDARMVERKKPGQKKARKRFQFSKR from the coding sequence ATGTCTATAGTTCACAAAATCGGAAGAAGAAAAACTTCTGTAGCTAGAGTTTATGTAAAACCAGGTTCTGGAAACATTACAGTAAACGGTAAAGATGCTAAAGAATATTTCTCTACAGACGTGATGGTTTACAAGTTAAACCAACCGTTCATCCTTTCTGAGACTGTTGGTCAGTATGACGTTACCGTAAACGTATTCGGTGGTGGTAATACAGGTCAGGCAGAGGCTATCAGATTAGGTATTTCAAGAGCTTTATGCGAAATCAACGCTGAGTTCAGATTAGCATTAAAGCCAGCTGGTTTACTTACAAGAGACGCAAGAATGGTGGAAAGAAAGAAGCCAGGTCAGAAAAAAGCAAGAAAGAGATTCCAATTCTCAAAACGTTAA